Below is a window of Paramagnetospirillum magneticum AMB-1 DNA.
CATGCGCGGCCGCTGGCCCTGGCCGACGCCCAGGTCCATCCCAACTTCGTCTTCCGGCCGGAAACCGGTGAAGAGATCTTCCACTCGCTGATGGGCGTGCCCATCATCCGCGGCTCGCGCGTGGTCGGCGTCCTGGTAGTGCAGAACCGCACCATGCGCCACTACACCGACGAGGAGATCGAGACTCTCGAGACCGTGGCCATGGTGCTGGCCGAGCTGCTGGTGTCGGGCGAGCTGGTCAACCGCGCCGAACTGGTGCCGGTGGACGGCAATGCCCTGCTGCCGCTGCGCATGGAGGGCGTCAAGCTCAACGGCGGCGTCGGCGTCGGCGTGGCGGTGCTGCACCGGCCGCGCATCACCATCCAGCGCCTGGTGGCCGAGGATACCGACGCCGAGTTGGAGCGTCTGAAGAAGGCGCTGACCGGCATCAAGCTGGCGCTGGAGGAACTGTTCTCGCGCCCCGAGATGCGGGACGGCGAGCACCGCGACGTGCTCGAGACCTATCGCATGTTCGCCGAGGACAAGGGCTGGCTGAACCGCATCAGCGAGGCCATCCATACCGGCCTGACCGCCGAGGCGGCGGTGCAGAAGGTCCATGACGACACCCGCGCCCGCATGAGCCAGATCACCGATCCCTACCTGCGCGAGCGCATGCACGATTTCGAGGATCTGGCCAACCGCCTGCTGCAGCATCTGGCCGGCGGGGACGACGACCAGCGCCCCGGCGCCGCCGATCTGCCCGAGGGCGCCATCCTGATCGGCCGCAACCTGGGGCCGATGGAGCTGTTCGACTACGACCCCAAGCGCCTGCGCGGTCTGGTGCTGGAGGAGGGGTCGGCGACCTCGCACGTGGCCATCGTGGCCCGTGCCCTGGACATCCCGGTGGTGGGCCGCGTCAAGGACGTGCTCGACAAGATCGAGCCGCTGGACCCGGTGATCTGCGACGGCGACAACGGCCAGGTGTTCATCCGCCCGCCCGACGACATCCGCGAAACCTATATCGACGCCATCAGCCAGCGCCAGCTGCGCCAGGCCGTGTATGCCCGCCTGCGCGAACTGCCCGCCGTCACCCGCCAGGACGTGCGCATCGGCATCCACATGAATGCCGGCCTGCTGCTGGATCTGCAGCACCTGCACGATTCCGGGGCCGACGGCATTGGGCTGTACCGCACCGAGCTGCCCTTCATGGCGCGCTCCAGCTTGCCCGACGTGGCGGCCCAGACCCTGCTGTACAAGAAGATCCTCGATCAGGCCGAGGGCAAGCCGGTGGTGTTCCGCACCCTGGACGTGGGCGGCGACAAGGTTCTGCCCTACTGGAATCCCTACGAGGAGGACAATCCGGCCTTGGGCTGGCGGTCCATCCGCATCACCCTGGACCGTCCGGCGGTCATGCGCTCGCAGTTGCGCGCCCTGCTGCGCGCCGCCCA
It encodes the following:
- the ptsP gene encoding phosphoenolpyruvate--protein phosphotransferase translates to MQSAGMTSVSRRLLGRLRDVMAGSGSAQDRLDKVVKLIAADMVAEVCSCYVMRAGEVLELFSTEGLKKESVHQTRLRVGEGLVGDIAAHARPLALADAQVHPNFVFRPETGEEIFHSLMGVPIIRGSRVVGVLVVQNRTMRHYTDEEIETLETVAMVLAELLVSGELVNRAELVPVDGNALLPLRMEGVKLNGGVGVGVAVLHRPRITIQRLVAEDTDAELERLKKALTGIKLALEELFSRPEMRDGEHRDVLETYRMFAEDKGWLNRISEAIHTGLTAEAAVQKVHDDTRARMSQITDPYLRERMHDFEDLANRLLQHLAGGDDDQRPGAADLPEGAILIGRNLGPMELFDYDPKRLRGLVLEEGSATSHVAIVARALDIPVVGRVKDVLDKIEPLDPVICDGDNGQVFIRPPDDIRETYIDAISQRQLRQAVYARLRELPAVTRQDVRIGIHMNAGLLLDLQHLHDSGADGIGLYRTELPFMARSSLPDVAAQTLLYKKILDQAEGKPVVFRTLDVGGDKVLPYWNPYEEDNPALGWRSIRITLDRPAVMRSQLRALLRAAQGRELSVMFPMIAEVSEFVQARLILDKELERERAMGNPMPSRLKVGTMLEVPALALQLDALLPMVDFVSIGSNDLTQFLFAVDRGNPRIAERYDSLAPAMVRFMRYVAAKCAQYGVTLSVCGEMAGRPLEAMALIGVGIRHLSLSAPNIGPVKTMVRSLDIGALEAYMNTLLKSPDHSLRNKLKTFALDHGVVL